From the Camelus bactrianus isolate YW-2024 breed Bactrian camel chromosome 4, ASM4877302v1, whole genome shotgun sequence genome, the window CTGAGAGGCCAAGTTTGAATTCGAGCTCTACTGCTAACCTTCGACATGGAGCAAATGAGCCTCAATTCTCACCATCTGTGAAAGGCAGGATAAAAGGGGAAATGCCCAGAGGTGTCTGTGCCAGAGGTACCCAGGACACCCTTATTCCAGAGGGAAAACCTGAGGCTCAGGGGAGAAAagggcttgtccaaggtcacacaccaGCCTAGAACCCAGTGCTGCTCCCTTCAAGCCTAGCACTCTTCACAGAGCAACATCTCTgcactttcttttcttgtttcctgagctTGGAGACCACTGCGAACAAGTAATCACTGTGCCCCCGCCTCTCGCCCTAAACTTCAGAGGGAGAAACAGAAGTACAGCAAGTCAGGGTCTTTAGATGGTCAAGATTCATTCAAAGCAAGGGCCCAGACATGAACAATTTATGGGCCTAGACAATGAGTTTTGTCcacctgggggcaggaggggaaggcagggagtcaGTCCTTTTATATTCCTTGGATCAACCGGGCTGACTCTCACTAGGCTCAAAAAGTGACTCAGGGAGCCAGACAGCACTGGCTTTTGGGACTCCCCAGTTCCAGTGCCAAACTGAcatctggaagaagaaagaacatcTCAGTTTGGGggtctttttaaggaaaaaaatggaggcccagagatgtAAAGTGATtactcagagtcacacagcacgTGAAGAACAGCCATGAAGCCAGAATCCAGGCCCACTAGCTATACTTGGGAATTTAGGGGCCAGCTCCTCACTACTCGGACCCCTGTCCCAAAGCCAGAGGACAAAATTGCTGCCCCTGCCCCAGTGCACACCCAGCACCTACCAGGCAGTCAACCTTGGTGACATGCCGGGCCAGTGTCCGTGCATCAACCTCTGCCAGCAGCTCCTTGACCTTACGCAGGAGGCCCACCTCCAGTGGCCGGTTATCCTTGGGGATCAGAAGTgactggaaggcagatgggttgaAGGAAGAAGTGGCTTCCACAATTGGGACTGTGAAGGTCCTTCCCCAGTCCCCCTCGGGGGCCCCATTTTCTGACAGTTCCTTTAGCTTCTCCCCACAGCTCCTGGCCTGCCGGCTGGAGGTCTCAGCTGCTGCCCACTCGCGGCTGCCACGGACAGGAGGCTGGAGCTGACAGTAATGGCCAGAGTCCGGGTCGCTGTAGCTGCTGAGCGACGGTGATGGGGAGGCTTTGCAGAGGGTGTGGGAGGGGCTGGTGTAAGGACCCTTGTCCGACTCCCCAAGTGGCTTTGTGGCACTTCCGGGACACAGCTGGGGTTCGCTGGAGCGGCGGATGACAGGGGAGGCAGGCAGTGCTGTGGCCGAGGGGGCTGCAGGGGCGGCGTGGACACGGGTCACTGCAGGGAGATAAAGGGAGAGGACTAGTTACCATGACTCTGACCCAGTGAGTTTCCCCCATCCCCTTCCCAAAGGACAGGCTCCATCCACCCTACAGGGTGatccccacctccctgcacccaGGCCCAGCCCAACAGACTCTGGCATACTGACCAGCCCTCAGCGATGCCCCGAAATCACCTGGACCCCAGGAGTAGCACACTCCTATCCTAAGGCTGCTGCAGCCTTAGGGAACTACTGAATTACTTATAGGAGCTTTCTGTGATTCAGGACAGCTAAGGACTTGCTGGAGTTCATTGTGCGGAATTATGTCTCAGTGAATTAGTAATAATGATATATTGAGTACCTGTGTTCTGGGAGCTGGTGACATGTGGAGGTACACTGGTCAAAACAATAAAACCACTACCCAAAATTAGAGGTGATGTTTGTTGAGCTCTTACTGCCTGCAAGATCCTTCTTTGCACATTAGTTCATTTAAGCCTCTCAACATCCCACAAGGACTTTCATGGTCCCCGTTCcacagaaaactgaggctcagagaaaccaACTGACcttcccaaggtcacccagccagcaagtggtagagctgggatttaaaacCAGGTGTTAAGTCCTCACTCCTGGGTACTTCACTATGCCACATTGCTTAGAACTTGTCCAATAAATAATCTGTGGCAAGGCATTTTAACATTTACACTGAGGGGTGTTGTTTTGAAGGCAAGTTGGCAATTATGACAAGCTGCCAGGCCCGTGTTTAGAGAAGAATTTGTGACAACCCATATAGATAGAAATATTGCAGCAGAGCGTCTCCCAGCGAAGTTTCCTCTGGGGCTGCCACTCTGTCTGCACACCTTGCCTGCCATGTGGACAATATGCAGTATGGCCTAttgaaaatattacttttttttcttccagaagtgAACTAGTGGCATATTTCtacaacagaaattttctttgtatttaaaaaaagcacAGTGCTGTCTGCTCAATCTTGCTATGAATCTAGAACTCTTGGGGGAAAAAGTCTatttaatagagaaaataaaagcaagcatGACTAGCCTGGTTTGAGCCCACCATTTGGAATCAGGGATGCATTAAGTCCTAGCCAATGCAAGGCCTGGCGGAGCACCCCACACACGGCAGGCGCTCGACCAGTGGGGGCTGAGTGTTGCTGACTGCATGTACTTCACAGCATTGAAGCCCAGATTCAATAACACAGTGAGCTTCTAGCAGACTTGCTGCATTCAGGAGAATGCACTGGAAATGACAGTGCCTGGTACCCAATAGGGACTCAAATAATCACTGTGGAATGAATAAGCCATAGATATGTTTTGTATGTCAATATCAATACTTCCACTAGCAAGTTTTTAGCGTAAACTCTTGCAGGGCATTGCTCTCAGAAAAAAGGTAGAAAAACACATGATCACACACTATAACAGAATTCATCAGACAGCACATGCATGCGCACACAAGATCCCTCCCACCAGATCCCTCCACCTGCCCCGACCCCACTGCTGGCCATACCAGTACTATAGGCAGGAGAGCTGGGGTTCTCGGAGATGGGGGACATGGGCGAGTGCAGGTCTGGGATCTGGTCCATGCTGAGCGCACAGTTGCGGATGGATTCCCGGGGGTGGGGCAGTGATGTGCTGTGGAGTAGACACCTTCATGAGCAGACAGCCCAGAGGTCAGGGTCTTCAGCCAGCATTAGGACCCCCACCTCTGTCTCCAACCTAGATGTGCTGAACTTCAGAGGTCTGGAGGTTATCAAGTCCAACCTCCCAATTGACAGGTacaaaaactgaagcccagaggagGAAGGGCTTGTGCAGTCCACAACCTGCACAACTGATCTCTTCCCTGGGAATCTTGCCCCCAACTTAGAGAACAGTCTGGGGAGAAGGGCTCAGGAGCCAAGCCCATCAGCCTGGCCTCTTACCACTGCTCCCACACTATACTCAGGATGCCTCAGGTGCACATGGCCTGTGGATCCTGGCACCATTATAATCACTGGTTCCAAACCACAGGCCAAGTGGCAACTCCCCACAGGGTATCCAACCAGCAATTCCTTGCCTAGCAGCATCCAGGGAGATGGGACCTATCCAAGTGTTGATGGTACAGGATGGCAGGTCTCAACTGCAAGCAGCCAGGAAAGCCATAGAAATTAGGGGCACAGGCTTTAGAGTTGCAGACCTGGGTCTGACTCTTGGTCCTACCACTCTTTAGTAAGCAGCTACTCCTTTCCAAGCctatttcctcatctagaaaGTGGGGGTATGGACAGGAGCCACCTCCTAGGGAGACAAGGGAGTCAATGAGGTTGGGCACAGAGAGTGTGCAGGAGAGGGCCAGGTGCACAGTAGGGCCTCAGGAATCATTTGCTGCTGTGGCTTTTCCTGGGCTCAGGGCCTGGTCTCACCCAACCCAGAGGCAATTGAGTATCATCAAAAATGTCACTGAGAACATTCCATTCCTTGTTTGCACACTGCAAAGCCCTCTACTCTGATGCCCACCTTGGTCTAGTTAGGTGGGGTAGGGAGGGGTAACCTTGACAGCAGGGAGCAGACCCCTGCCTGGGACAGGACAGCACTCAGGGCTCCCCCTAGGCCAGAGGGggattttggagtgagttatagGTAGGAACACAGAGGCAAGAGAGGAACAGTGGCAGGGCCAAGGGCACACGGCTGGttggagcagagctgggactgcagCCTGTGTTCCAGATCTCCACTCAGTACAGCCTGGGCTGCCTCCTGTTCTTCCCCGCAAACTGAGGCTCCAGGTCATTTCACCCAGACCCGTGTGACTGGGCCTCCCCTTTCTTACCAGTACTTACATTACAGACCCCCTCACTGACAAACGGGGAGACTGAGGCCTAGTGTGGGTTCTCACTCACCTGGTGGGGCAGCCATCGCTGCGGGTGACCTTGTCAGCGGTGAGCCCGTCGGTCATGGTGACGCTGCGCCGTTTCATGTGGCTGCCTTTGGGGCCCgaggggctggcagggctggCAGCCTTGCTACCGCCCTGGCCCAGGCCGTAGCAGGCCTCCAGGTAGCGTAGCGGGAAGGTGCGGTTGACTGGGCAGTAGATGATGGCGCCACTCTGCTCTGACACAGCCTTGCGGCTGCCCACATGATACCGCACAAGGGCAGGTACGTGGTCAAAGCTCTCCTGCTCGAACAGGTACTGGATGTGGGTGTAGCTCTCACCCGCCTTCACCACCACCTTGTTGATCTTGAAGTGCAAGGCCTGGTTGCGCCAGCGGCATGTGAGCACGTAGTCACCCAGGCTGGTGAGCGAGTCCCGGATGAGGAAGTCACCATTGCGCTGCACCAGGGTCTCTGAGACCTGTGGGAGGCAATGGTCAGGCTGGAGCAGGGCAGGGACAGGATAGGGCCAGACCGGGATCTGGAGGACACAGTGAATAGAGATATCTGAAGCTTCGGAGGTGGGCACAGATTCAGAGGGTGCAACTCAGCCAGAAGCCAGGGGTCTGGGGCACAGAGACTCAGACATGGGAGGACATAACGCCCTGGAACAGGAGTCACCATGATCTGAAGCTCAGGCCTCAGACCTACTCCTTCTCAGGGCTCACACTGAGCAGAGTGAATTTGAATTTTCATTCCTCCAGACAATGCTCTGGTGCATCTCTAGGCCTTTGTAAACTCAAGCTACTTTCTCTGCTAGAACATCCTAGACCCTGCCCTTCTGGTGAATGGCTATCCATCTCACAAAGACCTCTCTCCCTGCCAGGCACTCCTTTCTTGCACTTCTCCCACTGGGCTCTGACTGTCTGCTTGCGTGTCAACTCCCACCCTGGACTACCAGCCCTCAAGTAGCCTAAGAACTGATACTCACTAACCAAACACACAAGAGGCTGATGTATAGACCCATAcaataacagtaaaaaaaatagtAGTAATAACAACAACCACAAAGGACAATGTTCATTGAGCTCTGCATGTCAGACATCATGTCAGGCACCTTACacacattatttcacttaattcccACAACCAATTTttaaagtaggtactattattatcctccgttttatagatgaggaaactgaggctcagaggtgaagtgacttgttcaaggtcacacagtcagtaaATGGCAGAACCAGACCTCATCCCAGTCCACTCCAATTGAGCCCACCAAACAATAGTCAGAGCCTCTCTAGGCTGGGACTGACTGAGGTGGTGGGTGAAAGGGCCTAGGGCTGAGGGTCCAGTTCAGGGCCTGCTCACCTCACGGGGGATGCGGCCATGGTACCAGGCATGGCTGCGGAGATCTGTGCTGCTGAGTTTGAGCTCTTCCTCCAATTCCTTGTGCAATTTCTCAGGCGATGAGTCCAGAATGTACTTCTCTTTGGAGAACTGGGCAGGAGACAGCAAAAGTTAGCATCCAATCTGaagccccttcctccttctttcccaacctcccccaccccaagtgaAGTCCTTCTATCCTGGAATCCTGGGAACACTTATGCACAGATGCAAGAAAGGTCCTCACCCATGAGTCCCTATCCCAGCAGGAGTAAAGGAATCTCAATTAAATCCACCAAAaggtacctactgtgtgccaagggtaaataaggcaaaaaataaaCCTGTCCTCAAGGAAGTTCCTAATCTAAGAGAGGAGGCAAAAGCAACATGAGTTTTTGAGCAGACTGCGGTCAGCACCACAGTAATGGACAGCGGCAAAAAGCTGGGTGGCTTTTCCAAAGGGAGATGAAGTCTAGGCCAGGTGGAGtggtccaggaaggcttcctggaagagatgACAATCACAAACACTAATTATGCACCAAGGACACCACACTGATCTTGAAGTAGGGGGAGGGAGGATTTGGATTTCTACAGGTGGATAAGGCAGCAGATACTGAGGCAAAATCACAGGCAAAAACGGCTGGATGGATGAGGATACATTCTGGGACAGTGAATTATACAAGGGTGGAGGAGGCAGCTATAAACAGGGAAGCAGAGGCCCCCATACAGACATCTGTGATATCCTTTACAATTCCCAAGACCCCTTCTTCCCTGTCATCTCAAGAAGTCCTTGCTAGATGGGGAAACTGGCCCAGCAGGAAAGTCCAAGGTCACTCACTGGAGATAATGCCCAGGACTCCCCTCTTCTACCTGCCTAGGGGGGAGATTCCTGGTTTCCCAGTTACTGTGGCCTGGATTTGGAGGCCTAAGAACAGGAGGAGAGGAGTTCTTGCTGCCAGGCGCGCCCCTACcacagagcccagcccagccaaTCCTGGCTGTGTCATGTgaattctctgggcctcagtttcttcctctgtaaaatgggtacagtgACAAAACCTGCCTTTCCAGGTTGTAAGGATGAAAGGAGACAATACTCCAGAACACCACTACTAGCCCACAGATGTCCTCATCACTGTGAGGACATGTGACATTGCTTCTTCCCCCTTCTGCCAACTCCAGGCCCCAAAGACAGCTTCTCTAGGACAGAGAGATCTGGCCCAGAACTGGCCAGACAACAGGACAGATGAAGGGAGGGCACTAAAGGGCCTAGCTTCAGTCCAGGTCACAATCTTTCCCCAGGACCTCCTACTCACCAGGGTCCAGGGTCTTCCAGTCCACTCTCTGCCTCTTCTCACTTTCCAAGTTCCTAGAGCCTAACTCTGCAACTCCATTCTCCACTCCTCTGCTCTTCCACTGCCTTGGTTCACATCAGCCTACACTGCTCCCAAGATACCCTGGTCCCCAACTTCAGAGATATCTAGAATCTCTGACTCCATTATTTCAACATTGACTAAGCCCCCACTCTAGGGCAGGTCCTGTGCCAGGGGCTGAACCCAAGGTCATCATGACAGGTGGCCTCTATCCTGGGGGAGCCATGCAGACACTGACAAGTAATCCCAGGGTTTGGAAATattcagagacacacagagagctCTAGGAGCAGATGAATGTGTACCCCCTTGTCTAGTCAAGGAATGAAGTCCCTGAAGAGGTGATGTTTCCACTGAGGTCTGATGAAGGACTGGACGAGCAAAGCAAAAGTGTCAGGGTGGGGACAGACaggtgggcaggagggcaggagggcaggaaagCACTCTGGAGAGAAAGTGGCAAAGTCAGGGCCCTGTGGGCAAAGCCAAGGCCCTAGGGGTGATGAGAAACTTCAACAGGGGTAGGGGTGGCAGGGGCAGGTGGACAAGGCTGTgaggctgccttggggagctggggTTTACCCAGAAGACACAGCAGAGCTGCAGGTTATTTAAGTGTTGGGGCAGGTTCGATCTGCTGTGTGGAGAGTGGCCTAGTGTTTTCCAGGCAAtagcagggcagggtggggcatGGAGATGGGGATTAAGGGAAGAGTGTTTAGACAGCCATTGATCAGGTgtggggaagagggcagaggggtCAGAGAGGATTCCAGGTAGAGAGCCTGGGAAGACAGTGAGACACTCTCTGAGGTGAGCAAGGCTGGGGCAGGAGAAGCTTGGCAATGTGCCCATAAATATTGGGGCTTTGAGGAGTCTccagggctctggggacagatggtgggggtgggtgatGTATATGAGTGCTCGGGgaaaggcagggcctggggatgGGAATAATGCATATCCTCTGCGCAAGGTAGAAACCAATACcctggaaaggcagggagggccAGGTGAACTGAGATTTGGGCCTTCTCGGATACCTACACTTCTCCATGGGATTCCCTATTCTTCAGGGTCCTGGCCCCTCTCCTATACCACCTGGCAccctggggagggaagagtgGGAACCACAGGGGAGACTCCTCCTCCTTGACAAAGAGCATGCAATTGAGAAGTTGCCCCAGTCCCACAGCAAGAGGGACAGAGGGCAAAGAAGGAGAGGGGGCtgtgtggttaaaaaaaaaactggccccAAGACTGTGCCTGCCACTGTGTAACCTTGAGccagtcactttccctctctggccCTGAGTAATCTTATCTGTAAATGGGGGGTGGGAGGTTGGGTTCCACTTTTCCAACCATAGTCAATGGTCAGGGAGAATCTGGAGGGACAAACTTGTACCTTCCACACACCCGAGGTTAGGGAAACCTAGGGTCCGTATGCCCTCCTCTTCACCTTCGACCCCAGGGTCTCTAGCTCCCAAAGGGGGTGGGTGCTGGGGCGCGAATGCAGCATCCCTGCGCTCAGCGCACCGCTATTGGCCAGAGATGATCTCACCGCCTCCCGGCCTGCGAGGGCCTGATTGGCCGGTGCGGGGATGCTGCGCTCCGCTGCCGGCGGGCCGTCATTCAGGCGGGCTCAGAGCGTGTGTGAGACTAGGGGAGCGCAGAGGTGATGCGCCCGGTGTCCCCCAGGAGGCTCAGGAGGCAAAAAAGCGTAGATCCCAGATCAAGGTCTTAACCCCTTTCCACCAGCCCGTGCCCAGCAAGCCCCCTCTACCTCCCTTCAGTCTTGCAACCCTAAGCAAAGCCATCTCCAGATGATGCTCCGCAGAGAGGCGGGGTCCGggtcctcccctccacccccttccGTTTAACCCTTTCATCGCCACCGCTCCGTTCCGCAATGCCTGGCCAGTTGGGCTGGGAGACCCGCGCCCTCGAGCATGCCCAAGCCCACCTATAGGGCAGGAGTGTGGCGGGCGCTCTGGCCCCAGCCTCGGCACCCGCAACACTCCCTCAGCTTCTCGCCCCTCACTCAGCCTTCGGACTCCAGCCCAGCGCCCCTGGTACAATGGGGAGTCAGGCTGCCCGGGTCAGCCGCAGGAGCTGGATTGCTCGCTGGAGGAGGCAGGACTCCGGGGACTCCATCTCCCAATACCCAATGCCCGAGATCAGCTCCCTCCTACAGAGGAGGTATTACCGGAACGGCAGCCCCCGCAGCCCCGAGTCCCGGGAGCGGCAGCTGGACCTTCATCCCGCGAGGCGTCTGCGCGCccagaggtgaggctggggcgaccccgccccctcccgcagCCCGCAGCCCGTAGCCCCTGCCCGGCCGGACCCTGCACGGCGCCACGGACTGCGGCTCCCCGGCTCCCGAGCTCGGGGCGAGCGGCCAGGGGTCCCAGCCCGGAGCGACTGGCGGGGGCCGAGCCGCCCCCTCACCTGCACCTGCACGAAGGAGCCACGGTAGAAGCAGCAGGCGGCGGCCGACAGGGCGCTCCACAGGCTGCACCGCTCGGTCATGGTGGGGCCGGGCGGCGGGGGCCGGGACAGTGCGGGGGGCGGCGGCCGGCGGGGCAGGGGCGCAGGACCGACCGGGCTGGGCACCGGCTGCGCGTGCCTCTCGGCGACGCGATTACCTCATCGCCTTGTCGGGGGAGGAGCGGGAAGGCGGGGCGGGGAGACCCCACCCTCCAGCCGGCcccgggaggggagggggccatTGTTCCTCCCTCCGCCCACCCCTGGCTCCCCGCCCCTCGCCCCCTGCTCTCCAACCCCACGCGTCCCCGCTGCCTGGAGTCCGGGGACGCGGAGTGGAGGACTTGCCAAAGGGGGAGTCATGATGGTGAGGGTAGAGGGATGGAGTGGGAACACCTGGGCGGGCAAGGGGGGTTCTTGCCGCCCCCACTCGCCTCACCCCTCCCTGACCTGGAGCAGGCAGACTTTGAAGTAAAGCATatgtaaagctggaaaaatccCTGTATGCGTTTGACCAAATCCTTTGTGGCCTCGGGAAATCTCCCAGAGCCCAGATTTCTCATCTCTGATTTGGAATCAGGGACTCCGCTGTGAACTGGGGGATGTTCCACTGACAGActctggggatggggtgggggggaggtggcaggactgagactcggtAATGCTCAATGGTTAGGGAATCAACCTGGGTTCAACAGGAGGTGTAACCCACCTCCACCCAAGCAGCCCAGATTCTCTCGGAGCCCAGATTTACTCATCTGGAAAACATACCTGTGCTGACCTCACAGAACTCTTGAGAGTTTTGGCTGAGCTGATGCATGTAAGTTGCCTAGGCATAAATGAATGTAAGGCGtaaagtaagtgctcaataaatatgtgctaTTGTTTTCAAGTTTAGTGTCTTAGAATCTAGA encodes:
- the SH2D3C gene encoding SH2 domain-containing protein 3C isoform X4 gives rise to the protein MTERCSLWSALSAAACCFYRGSFVQVQFSKEKYILDSSPEKLHKELEEELKLSSTDLRSHAWYHGRIPREVSETLVQRNGDFLIRDSLTSLGDYVLTCRWRNQALHFKINKVVVKAGESYTHIQYLFEQESFDHVPALVRYHVGSRKAVSEQSGAIIYCPVNRTFPLRYLEACYGLGQGGSKAASPASPSGPKGSHMKRRSVTMTDGLTADKVTRSDGCPTSTSLPHPRESIRNCALSMDQIPDLHSPMSPISENPSSPAYSTVTRVHAAPAAPSATALPASPVIRRSSEPQLCPGSATKPLGESDKGPYTSPSHTLCKASPSPSLSSYSDPDSGHYCQLQPPVRGSREWAAAETSSRQARSCGEKLKELSENGAPEGDWGRTFTVPIVEATSSFNPSAFQSLLIPKDNRPLEVGLLRKVKELLAEVDARTLARHVTKVDCLVARILGVTKEMQTLMGVRWGMELLTLPHGRQLRLDLLERFHTMSIMLAVDILGCTGSAEERAALLHKTIQLAAELRGTMGNMFSFAAVMGALDMAQIARLEQTWVTLRQRHTEGAILYEKKLKPFLKSLNEGKEGPPLSNTTFPHVLPLITLLECDSAPAEGPEPWGSTEHGVEVVLAHLEAARTVAHHGGLYHTNAEVKLQGFQARPELLEVFSTEFQMRLLWGSQGASSSQAWRYEKFEKVLTALSHKLEPAVRSSEL
- the SH2D3C gene encoding SH2 domain-containing protein 3C isoform X2 encodes the protein MSRASSGHLPSSRGLYMICQDDGRDQEGQQKVQATGEPEAGGDYVKFSKEKYILDSSPEKLHKELEEELKLSSTDLRSHAWYHGRIPREVSETLVQRNGDFLIRDSLTSLGDYVLTCRWRNQALHFKINKVVVKAGESYTHIQYLFEQESFDHVPALVRYHVGSRKAVSEQSGAIIYCPVNRTFPLRYLEACYGLGQGGSKAASPASPSGPKGSHMKRRSVTMTDGLTADKVTRSDGCPTSTSLPHPRESIRNCALSMDQIPDLHSPMSPISENPSSPAYSTVTRVHAAPAAPSATALPASPVIRRSSEPQLCPGSATKPLGESDKGPYTSPSHTLCKASPSPSLSSYSDPDSGHYCQLQPPVRGSREWAAAETSSRQARSCGEKLKELSENGAPEGDWGRTFTVPIVEATSSFNPSAFQSLLIPKDNRPLEVGLLRKVKELLAEVDARTLARHVTKVDCLVARILGVTKEMQTLMGVRWGMELLTLPHGRQLRLDLLERFHTMSIMLAVDILGCTGSAEERAALLHKTIQLAAELRGTMGNMFSFAAVMGALDMAQIARLEQTWVTLRQRHTEGAILYEKKLKPFLKSLNEGKEGPPLSNTTFPHVLPLITLLECDSAPAEGPEPWGSTEHGVEVVLAHLEAARTVAHHGGLYHTNAEVKLQGFQARPELLEVFSTEFQMRLLWGSQGASSSQAWRYEKFEKVLTALSHKLEPAVRSSEL
- the SH2D3C gene encoding SH2 domain-containing protein 3C isoform X3; the protein is MTAVGRRCPALGPRGATGEPEAGGDYVKFSKEKYILDSSPEKLHKELEEELKLSSTDLRSHAWYHGRIPREVSETLVQRNGDFLIRDSLTSLGDYVLTCRWRNQALHFKINKVVVKAGESYTHIQYLFEQESFDHVPALVRYHVGSRKAVSEQSGAIIYCPVNRTFPLRYLEACYGLGQGGSKAASPASPSGPKGSHMKRRSVTMTDGLTADKVTRSDGCPTSTSLPHPRESIRNCALSMDQIPDLHSPMSPISENPSSPAYSTVTRVHAAPAAPSATALPASPVIRRSSEPQLCPGSATKPLGESDKGPYTSPSHTLCKASPSPSLSSYSDPDSGHYCQLQPPVRGSREWAAAETSSRQARSCGEKLKELSENGAPEGDWGRTFTVPIVEATSSFNPSAFQSLLIPKDNRPLEVGLLRKVKELLAEVDARTLARHVTKVDCLVARILGVTKEMQTLMGVRWGMELLTLPHGRQLRLDLLERFHTMSIMLAVDILGCTGSAEERAALLHKTIQLAAELRGTMGNMFSFAAVMGALDMAQIARLEQTWVTLRQRHTEGAILYEKKLKPFLKSLNEGKEGPPLSNTTFPHVLPLITLLECDSAPAEGPEPWGSTEHGVEVVLAHLEAARTVAHHGGLYHTNAEVKLQGFQARPELLEVFSTEFQMRLLWGSQGASSSQAWRYEKFEKVLTALSHKLEPAVRSSEL